CAGTTAATTCAACCAAATTTAAGGGCATAATCGTCTTGTCATTGTCGTCGGTTAATCAACACCGTTCGCGGTCCAATCATTTCGGAAAAAATTCTcattacaaaattacaaatccaACTGACCGCTAAAACCTTCTATATCCGCGCGTTGATTCTTTAATCCTGACGTCGATAATTACGAAGCCCAATCAAGATCGATCCCCGAGCACcgaattaataaattaccaaaattGCCTATTTCTTTGTCTGCTAGTCTGTACTTTTGAGCAGCGTTTTGACTGACCgaagaaacaaaaaacaaagaaaatgaatcaattaGTAGCGATGTCGGTGATGCGAGGGCTGATTAACGGCGGGAAGCACAGTATCGGCTACGCAAGGACGGTGGTGAGATGTCATCCGAACGTTTGGGACGGAGATGACATGCCGTTATTGGGGTTGAgaatgatggtgatgatgagtagttattcttcttcttcggaATCGGTGCCTGAGAAAGTGAAGGAGAAAGGAGAGAACGGAATTGTACCGTCGAGTTATTGGGGTATTTCGAGGCCAAAGATCACTAGAGAGGATGGCAGTCCATGGCCTTGGAATTGTTTCATGGTAAAACTATCACCATCACCATCTTAACTTTTGTAAACATTTGTGAATTTCttgacttgatttttttttcttttggtttaaTATTTTGTGTAGCCTTGGGAAACTTATCGGGCAGATTTATCAATTGATTTGAAGAAGCACCATGTGCCCACAACCTTCCTTGACAAAGTTGCTTACCGGACGGTCAAACTCCTCCGAATTCCCACTGATTTGTTTTTTCAGGTAtgcctttcttttcttgttatGCTTTTTCCTAATGAAGTGTTTGGCAAAATTATTAACGTTaatagtgtttggtaaataatatgatgataattttgataaaaatagcAAAAGATATAGTAACTTTATCATGAAATAGCTACGGGATAAAATTGATATAGCTTCCAAACACAGCTGGAAGTATATACGAAAAGagccatctttttttttttgaattattgttcTGATAAGCCAATTTAGATGCTTGATTTTccataattcaattatttctaTGGAGCACTTTTATTTGTACTGCCAATTAATTGACTTTGAGAATGTGATGTATTTTCTTCAATACAGAGACGATATGGATGTCGTGCAATGATGCTGGAAACAGTGGCGGCTGTACCTGGAATGGTTGGAGGAATGTTGCTACACCTCAAGTCTCTGCGTAAGTTCCAGCATAGTGGTGGTTGGATCAAAGCTCTGCTTGAAGAAGCAGAGAATGAGAGGATGCATCTGATGACCATGGTGGAGCTTGTGAAGCCCAAATGGTATGAGAGGATGCTTGTTCTGACTGTGCAGGGTGTCTTTTTCAATGCATTCTTTGTGCTTTATCTACTCTCACCTAAACTGGCTCATAGAGTTGTTGGCTACTTGGAGGAGGAGGCTATACACTCTTACACTGAATATCTCAAGGATATTGATAGTGGATCTATTGAAAATGTTCCAGCCCCTGCTATTGCTATTGACTATTGGAGGTTACCTAAGGATGCTACACTCAAGGATGTTATTACTGTTATTCGTGCTGACGAAGCTCATCATCGGGATGTCAACCATTTTGCTTCTGTGAGTATCCCTGTGCGATATATGTTGATATGCCTAACGAATTGTTCTATCATTTGCTGCGATAAATCTACCCTGTTATATcctacttaaattttattcccTTTACTCGTCTTGGGATGTATGAAATTGGTTGCAATAGAAAAATGATTATGGATTGTAACAACATTCCAGGCCCTGCCTGATCatggaaaaaattttaatccaaCAGTTGCTTATTGTGTAAAATGGGGAAGCACAATTAGGCTTTGCATATTTATACCTAGCTATAACCAATTGCCAAGAGAGGAAACGAGGATCTGACTGTGTGACCGGGAAAGTAACTTAAAATGATTGCCATGATTTTGTGAGAACACATACTTGTgctttttgcttattttgatGTGAGAATTGTGTTCTTGCCTTGCAGGATATACAGTTTCAGGGGAAGGAATTAAGAGATGCTCCTGCCCCTCTTGGTTACCACTGAGATGGGATGAATTTGAGATTGTTTGTCAGATTTGTGGTTGAGGTACTTCTACATGGATTGGTCTGAGATAATGAGGTTTCTGTATATGCTGAGAATAGT
This window of the Citrus sinensis cultivar Valencia sweet orange chromosome 8, DVS_A1.0, whole genome shotgun sequence genome carries:
- the LOC102611121 gene encoding ubiquinol oxidase, mitochondrial, coding for MNQLVAMSVMRGLINGGKHSIGYARTVVRCHPNVWDGDDMPLLGLRMMVMMSSYSSSSESVPEKVKEKGENGIVPSSYWGISRPKITREDGSPWPWNCFMPWETYRADLSIDLKKHHVPTTFLDKVAYRTVKLLRIPTDLFFQRRYGCRAMMLETVAAVPGMVGGMLLHLKSLRKFQHSGGWIKALLEEAENERMHLMTMVELVKPKWYERMLVLTVQGVFFNAFFVLYLLSPKLAHRVVGYLEEEAIHSYTEYLKDIDSGSIENVPAPAIAIDYWRLPKDATLKDVITVIRADEAHHRDVNHFASDIQFQGKELRDAPAPLGYH